One Thermodesulfobacteriota bacterium genomic region harbors:
- a CDS encoding polyphosphate kinase, whose product MKKLTGGSVEKIESPYEGISLKDYYIEKRRLQLELLLIQQSIVKNGERWCICFDGRDAAGKGSTILRFTQNLMPKYYRIVDLGVPTPKESKYWFHRYEQHLPNPGEMVFFDRSWYNRALIEPTMGYCTQKQYEYFMAKVLDWEHELIDGGLKLVKFYLSVDPEHQLYRFQERLTDPLKFWKFSENDYNARKKWETFTKYKEQMFDHTASEKSPWILINSNSRKTSRLTCMLYIVRLYGNKKFVPLTGEDVTETHTIEINGVAFDGLNKLQYSVLKDLADERKLEAQDVLTGPQNG is encoded by the coding sequence ATGAAAAAACTCACGGGCGGCAGCGTAGAAAAGATCGAATCCCCGTACGAGGGGATAAGCCTGAAGGACTACTATATCGAGAAGAGACGCCTCCAGCTCGAGCTGCTCCTGATACAACAGAGCATAGTGAAAAACGGGGAGAGGTGGTGCATCTGTTTCGACGGGCGCGACGCCGCAGGCAAGGGCTCGACCATACTTAGGTTCACTCAGAACCTGATGCCGAAATATTACCGTATAGTGGACCTCGGGGTGCCGACGCCAAAGGAGTCCAAATACTGGTTCCACAGGTACGAGCAGCACCTTCCGAACCCGGGCGAGATGGTGTTCTTCGACCGGTCGTGGTATAACCGCGCGCTCATAGAGCCTACGATGGGTTACTGCACGCAGAAGCAGTACGAGTATTTCATGGCCAAAGTGCTCGACTGGGAACACGAGCTCATAGACGGCGGCCTTAAGCTCGTGAAGTTCTACCTCTCCGTCGACCCCGAGCACCAGCTCTACCGTTTCCAGGAGCGCCTGACCGACCCTCTCAAATTTTGGAAATTCTCGGAAAACGATTACAATGCTCGGAAGAAATGGGAGACCTTCACGAAATACAAGGAGCAGATGTTCGACCATACGGCATCGGAAAAGTCGCCGTGGATTCTCATAAACTCGAATTCCAGAAAGACGTCCAGGCTCACGTGCATGCTCTACATCGTGAGGCTCTACGGGAACAAGAAATTCGTCCCCCTTACCGGAGAGGACGTGACGGAGACGCATACTATAGAAATAAACGGAGTCGCCTTCGACGGACTCAATAAATTACAATACTCAGTGCTGAAGGATTTGGCCGACGAGCGTAAGCTCGAGGCTCAGGATGTGCTGACAGGACCCCAAAATGGATGA
- a CDS encoding NUDIX domain-containing protein has protein sequence MDEDITLANTLNLPRVRSAGGLVYNDNYHILLIFKRGKWDLPKGRFEMGSDPLETALREISEETGLDKDKLTIQGKLVSTWHTTRHEKTKYLKKTHWYLVHYHGEDSDVAPQFREGIIECRWVHLPDLDKYRSLLLPRIEYVIDFWLQNLAYAPRF, from the coding sequence ATGGATGAAGACATCACATTAGCAAATACCCTTAACCTGCCCCGCGTGAGATCCGCGGGCGGGCTCGTTTATAACGATAATTACCATATCCTTCTCATTTTCAAGCGCGGGAAATGGGACCTCCCGAAGGGGAGGTTCGAAATGGGCTCCGACCCACTCGAGACAGCGCTCAGGGAGATAAGCGAGGAGACAGGCCTCGACAAGGACAAGCTCACGATCCAGGGGAAGCTCGTATCCACATGGCATACGACGAGGCACGAGAAAACGAAGTACCTCAAGAAAACCCACTGGTACCTGGTCCACTACCACGGCGAGGATTCGGACGTCGCACCCCAGTTCAGGGAGGGCATTATAGAATGCCGCTGGGTGCACCTTCCCGACCTCGACAAGTACAGGTCGCTGCTCCTTCCGAGGATCGAGTACGTAATAGATTTCTGGCTCCAGAACCTGGCGTACGCCCCTAGGTTTTGA
- a CDS encoding PilZ domain-containing protein, translated as MGEKRKSRRLPFRKRIRLGKENPTFMGYAVNISEQGLEVEARNVFPAGTRIVISLQEEGESGKDIEEIRVEGIVRWSTRLAGSLSGKMGVEIIDDSGDTVKSAYRERINKLIKE; from the coding sequence GTGGGCGAGAAAAGAAAATCGAGGAGACTTCCCTTCAGGAAGCGGATAAGGCTCGGTAAGGAGAACCCGACATTTATGGGGTACGCCGTAAACATTTCCGAGCAAGGCCTCGAGGTCGAGGCGAGGAATGTATTCCCCGCCGGCACGAGGATCGTGATAAGCTTGCAGGAAGAAGGCGAATCCGGGAAAGACATCGAGGAAATAAGGGTGGAAGGAATTGTAAGATGGTCTACCCGCCTCGCCGGGAGCCTCTCCGGAAAGATGGGGGTGGAGATAATCGACGACTCGGGGGACACCGTTAAAAGCGCCTACAGGGAAAGGATCAACAAGCTAATAAAAGAATAG